A window from Dehalococcoidia bacterium encodes these proteins:
- a CDS encoding xanthine dehydrogenase family protein molybdopterin-binding subunit — protein sequence MTTTVEKKTEGKAPLKVVGTRPIRHDSLDKVTGRARFGADIDMAGMLHGKVLRSPHAHARIRSIDVRKALALPGVKAVVTARDLPIIKDAVVDFGETQGNARMLAENVLAHAKALYVGHAVAAVAATSPHIAEEALKLIEVDYEVLPPVMNVRDAMKDGAPLLHDDMTLRNVAERFARGTDTGIKSNIASHIQFKRGDLEKGFQEAAVVVEREFNTRTVHQGYIEPHVSTAYWAPDGHITVWTSTQGAFGIRDQTAAMLDVPPSTVKVVPMEIGGGFGGKINTYLDPVAALLSRKSGQPVKMVMTRKEVFEATGPTSASYMRAKIGAAKDGRITAAQLYLAFEAGAFPGSPVGAGAGTGLAPYKIDNLLVDGYDVVVNKPKVAAYRAPGSPQAAFAVETVVDELAEKLGMDPLEFRLKNATKEGDRLPSGVQMPPVGYIEMLQAMKQHPHYSAPLSGPNRGRGVAVGYWHNAGFSSSATLSVNADGKVSLVTGSVDIGGTRTAVAMQAAEVLGIRAEDVMPTVGDTDSVGWTGVTGGSRTAFSTGLAAIAAAEDVKRQMIARAALLWETQPQDVAVRDGVFVSTKNPQSRLTFKELAGKLMRTGGPVSASASSNPRKVSPAVAGLIVDVEVDTDTGKTTLLRCTAFQEVGKAAHPTYVEGQTQGGTAQALGWALNEEYVWSKDGVMLNSTWLDYRMPTSLDLPMIEAVLVEVGNPAHPFGIRGVGEVSIVPPLAAVANAVHKAIGVRMRDLPMSPEAVRRAIEAKSATG from the coding sequence ATGACCACCACAGTCGAGAAGAAGACCGAGGGGAAGGCTCCCCTGAAGGTCGTTGGCACGCGGCCCATCCGCCACGACAGCCTGGACAAGGTCACCGGCCGCGCCAGGTTCGGCGCCGACATTGACATGGCCGGGATGCTGCACGGCAAAGTCCTCCGCAGCCCCCACGCGCATGCCCGCATCCGCTCCATTGACGTCCGCAAGGCGCTGGCCCTGCCCGGCGTCAAGGCCGTCGTCACCGCCAGGGACCTGCCCATCATAAAGGACGCGGTCGTTGACTTCGGCGAGACGCAGGGCAACGCCCGGATGCTGGCGGAGAACGTGCTGGCGCACGCCAAGGCGCTGTACGTCGGGCACGCCGTCGCGGCGGTGGCCGCCACCAGCCCGCACATCGCGGAGGAGGCCCTGAAGCTCATCGAGGTGGACTACGAGGTGCTGCCTCCCGTCATGAACGTCCGCGACGCGATGAAGGACGGAGCGCCCCTTCTGCACGACGACATGACTCTCAGGAACGTCGCTGAGCGGTTCGCGCGCGGGACGGACACGGGCATCAAGAGCAACATAGCGAGCCACATTCAGTTCAAGCGCGGCGACCTGGAGAAGGGGTTCCAGGAGGCCGCCGTCGTCGTGGAGCGCGAGTTCAACACGCGCACCGTCCACCAGGGCTACATTGAGCCGCACGTCTCCACGGCCTACTGGGCGCCGGACGGCCACATCACCGTCTGGACCAGCACACAGGGAGCCTTCGGCATCCGCGACCAGACCGCCGCGATGCTTGACGTTCCGCCGTCCACGGTCAAGGTCGTGCCAATGGAGATAGGCGGCGGCTTCGGCGGCAAGATCAACACCTACCTTGACCCGGTGGCCGCCCTCCTGTCGCGCAAGAGCGGCCAGCCCGTCAAAATGGTGATGACGCGGAAGGAGGTCTTCGAGGCCACGGGCCCGACCTCCGCCTCGTACATGCGCGCTAAAATAGGCGCGGCGAAGGACGGCCGCATCACGGCGGCCCAGCTTTACCTGGCCTTCGAGGCGGGCGCGTTCCCCGGCTCGCCGGTGGGCGCGGGCGCGGGCACCGGCCTGGCCCCCTACAAGATTGACAACCTGCTGGTGGACGGCTACGACGTGGTGGTCAACAAGCCCAAAGTCGCAGCCTACCGCGCACCCGGCTCGCCGCAGGCCGCCTTCGCCGTCGAGACCGTCGTGGACGAGCTGGCCGAGAAGCTGGGCATGGACCCCCTGGAGTTCCGGCTGAAGAACGCGACCAAAGAGGGCGACCGGCTCCCCAGCGGCGTGCAGATGCCGCCCGTGGGATACATCGAAATGTTGCAGGCGATGAAGCAGCACCCGCACTACAGCGCGCCGCTCTCCGGGCCGAACCGGGGCCGTGGCGTCGCGGTGGGCTACTGGCACAACGCCGGCTTCTCGTCGTCCGCCACGCTCAGTGTCAACGCCGACGGCAAGGTCAGCCTCGTCACCGGCTCCGTGGACATCGGCGGGACGCGCACCGCCGTCGCCATGCAGGCCGCCGAGGTGCTTGGCATCCGCGCCGAGGACGTGATGCCCACTGTGGGCGACACCGACTCCGTCGGCTGGACGGGCGTCACCGGCGGCAGCCGGACCGCCTTCTCGACGGGACTGGCCGCCATCGCCGCGGCGGAGGACGTCAAGCGCCAGATGATCGCCCGCGCGGCGCTCCTGTGGGAGACGCAGCCCCAGGACGTGGCGGTCAGGGACGGCGTGTTCGTCTCGACGAAGAACCCTCAGAGCAGGCTGACCTTCAAGGAGCTGGCGGGCAAGCTCATGCGCACCGGCGGGCCGGTGTCTGCCTCCGCCTCCTCCAACCCACGGAAGGTCAGCCCCGCCGTCGCGGGACTCATCGTGGACGTGGAGGTGGACACGGACACGGGCAAGACCACTCTGCTGCGCTGCACCGCCTTCCAGGAGGTGGGCAAGGCCGCGCATCCCACCTACGTCGAGGGCCAGACGCAGGGCGGCACGGCGCAGGCCCTCGGCTGGGCGCTGAACGAGGAGTACGTCTGGAGCAAGGACGGCGTCATGCTCAACTCCACGTGGCTCGACTACCGCATGCCCACCAGCCTTGACCTTCCCATGATCGAGGCGGTGCTTGTCGAGGTGGGGAACCCGGCCCATCCCTTCGGCATACGTGGCGTCGGCGAGGTCTCCATCGTCCCGCCCCTGGCCGCCGTTGCCAACGCCGTCCACAAGGCCATCGGCGTCCGCATGCGCGACCTGCCCATGTCGCCGGAGGCCGTCCGCCGCGCCATCGAGGCGAAAAGCGCCACGGGGTAG
- a CDS encoding MoaD/ThiS family protein: MAVVWIPSLLRKHTGGAERVRVEGATLRQVVANLCARYPGVRPRLLTEDGQLQSGMAVAIDGETNHLGLLEPVREDSEVHFIPAVSGG, translated from the coding sequence ATGGCTGTCGTGTGGATACCGTCCCTGCTGCGGAAGCACACGGGCGGCGCGGAGCGGGTGAGGGTGGAGGGCGCGACGCTGCGTCAGGTCGTCGCCAACCTGTGTGCGCGCTACCCGGGCGTCAGGCCGCGGCTGCTGACCGAGGACGGACAGTTGCAGTCGGGCATGGCCGTTGCCATTGACGGCGAGACGAACCACCTGGGCCTGCTGGAGCCTGTGCGCGAGGACTCAGAGGTCCACTTCATCCCCGCCGTCTCCGGCGGGTAG
- a CDS encoding type II toxin-antitoxin system RelE/ParE family toxin — protein MRVGPYRVVYDIHDDRALVVVLKVARRSETTYRR, from the coding sequence ATCAGGGTCGGTCCCTACCGGGTCGTGTACGACATCCACGACGACCGCGCGCTGGTGGTGGTCCTCAAGGTGGCCCGTCGCAGCGAAACTACCTACAGGCGATAG